In Raphanus sativus cultivar WK10039 chromosome 5, ASM80110v3, whole genome shotgun sequence, the following proteins share a genomic window:
- the LOC108835906 gene encoding uncharacterized protein LOC108835906, with product MKSRSRNLVTLSLMIITVLSWMKIVSGQEALLGKKVLPLCHRECMPICMKVTEATQEICVGACQAGCVQLQGRGTGLSATDQGVDMVIA from the coding sequence ATGAAGAGCCGGAGCAGAAACTTAGTCACCCTGAGTTTGATGATAATTACGGTTTTATCATGGATGAAGATTGTGTCTGGACAAGAAGCCCTATTAGGAAAGAAAGTATTGCCGTTATGCCATAGAGAATGTATGCCAATATGCATGAAAGTGACCGAAGCAACGCAAGAAATTTGTGTGGGTGCATGCCAAGCCGGTTGTGTCCAGCTTCAAGGTCGAGGCACCGGACTTTCAGCCACCGATCAAGGAGTCGATATGGTCATCGCATAG